In the Pecten maximus chromosome 5, xPecMax1.1, whole genome shotgun sequence genome, taggggcagataatctagtattataaATCAGCTTGGCAATTCGTAACAAAAACACTTTGGGTCTGGAGGCCAGACTAACAACAATGATGCTTTCTGAGTTTTGTTTCTAATTGTAGTGTATCAATAACTGATGATAATCATCCTCGTCTAGCTCCATTTGTCCTATTGCTACGCCAATATCCTGTTTACGGCTCCATCTCTTTTTGCGAGGTAACAACTACCGGCATCTATGCGACTCCCCCTCCCTATACAACTACGGAACAGCCTCTCCAATCTCTATAGTTGTGACGTAGTCTTATCGTTGTTGTCCATTGCTGGTACGTCGAATGTGTCCCGTCTGTTccattttctttgtttgtttacatatcacTGGAGGTCCATCTATTAGTTTGAGCTTGTTCCATCTATCATTGGTTCTATATACCCCGGATGTAGATGCTGCTCTGtccgtttgtttgttttgtgaaGCCGGAGACACGACATGACTTTCCATTGCGCAATAAATAATCGTACCTTCCCCTAATGAATCTAACTCTGTAAGTTCGTCGATATATTTATCTACTAACCTAGTTGTTTATGTGTCCTTCCGGTCACGTGTCTGTTTATCTGTCTGTGCGTCTGTCTACTTTTACATCGCCTACAACCATCCGGGCATCTGTCTACAGTTGTGTCTCTTTTAATTCGTCAATATGTTAGTTGATACGTTAGTCTGCTCCGTCAGAAAGTCTTCCAAGACGTACATTTACCATATCCCCCGATGAATATGTCCAGTTTTACCTGACCAAAACCGCCAGCAAATATGTTCCTCCTCTGCACGCAGTCCGATATTCTATCCAGCTATAGGTTCCAGTACATAACGGCTTCTGTCAAGTACCCGGTAGTTCACCAGAGCCTCTGTCAAATAGTCACCGGTTGGCAATTGGATTTGTCATTAACTCAAACAACTAGTGTTTCACCAAAGACAGAACAACCTGTGACTTTAATACGGGACTTCACAGGCGGTCAATGAATGCTCGTGTTTCTAAAAAAACCAAATTATTCTCTAAAATTATATGACAAGGACATCAAATAATAGTGTTTATGACTTCCGGATTAGACGTGGAACCAAGCGAGCCCCACCCAGTACCTGTTACGGTCAGTGATTGGTTTACCCACCCAGAACATATAACGGTCACCGATTGGTTGACCCACTCAGTACCTGTCACGTTCGCTGATTGGTTGATAGCGAATTGTGATCAACTCTAATTGTCCGATGGTATCGTATATGTACGATAATACACAATAGTTGAATAATGACTGGGAAACCTACCGCAGACGTCCTGTTATCACTGCCATATCGCTCACAGGGACAAATTAGATCTGATACCGtgtttataaagtaaatatcaCAAAGTATTCACCGCCATCTTTAGACATTGTGAAAGCTTGTTCAAAGGCCGATCGGTGTTGTAATTGAATCAGGTTGAGTAGGAACCTACACAAGTGGCCACGTGCCGCCGTATACGTATTGGGTCGTGCAATGCCCGGGCATAGGACGAGCAGTGGATGGTGTTAATTGTATAATGACcatttgttgatgttaatgcTTGTTAGTTTATTCAAAGGGGAACGGGGCATTTATTCTTCTATTTGCCGTAAAATCTTATTCAAGCTTTAAGGTGGTATCTATTGAATTTGAAATGTGTTgaattttgaagatttttttttagaatcttAAGGTCTTTTGACATCGTTGGTAATCGACAATGGATATACATGTCCATGTTTCTCTTCAGACCAATGTACGTGTGCCTCAGTTATGTTTGGGTAAAATTAGATATGGCCAGAACAATTACGTAATGTTAATACATCTTGTTTTTTACAACACACGACTCTACCAGTTTTTAACCGGAGAACTCCAACATGAAAATGCTAGTTTTACTGCGATAACAAGTACAAAACTCTGTTTCTGAAACGCGCAAGAATACGACGGGAACTACTTTCTCGTATATATCTCCTGGAGATTTGTTGGCACTTTACCACTGAACGGGAGGACGCCTGTGGAAGGAGGCGATTAAAAACGTCGGATATGGAGTAGGCTACTTTGGGCATTCCAGTCTACTCTCTTGTGAAAGGAGGACACTTCAGCACGAAATTGAACACGAGGAACATATAATTGAAATACACAAAGTACTCTGTGTTCCGAGATAGGAAAAAATTAAATCTCGAGAGACACGCACAAAGTACCTTTCTTGACCCAAGTAAATAATTATCTCAAGTTCGTCCCATCACCACCAACGCGGCGAAGGAAATTGGACCGATAATTCTGAGTGTTATGGCCGCCATTTTGGATGGCGTTCCGAGTCCTATCGACGCTTGATATCAAACCAAGCACAAAGCGGCACTTAAGTATGAAGATAAAAACTGCCGCAACGTAGAAGTCACGCGGAGATATTAATGAGATTTTAAAACTATGTTATTTAAAAGAGTTTTGGATCttaattgtgttgttttttcTAAACCCAAATATCACCAATAACTCTTTGATGTAGGAGCTTAAAAATGATAACATGTAAATGTAGAATTAGTAATTTAGACGGAAAGAAAATTAAGTTTGCTGTGAGGAAATTAAGTTTGCAGTGAGGATATTAGAAGCATTTGAAAGCGAGACAAGTGATATTTAGTTAAAGTGTATGTTGATGGTATAGACGCTATCGTAATGTTAAAACATCTCTCCGACATGATGCTTACAAGCCAAAcgaaattaatataattttgtttccattttCCCAGTGGGTCTTGACAAGCTGTTTCTCGTATGAAGGCGATGAAGTTAAAAGGAAGGCGGGGCAGTGACAAGTACATACACAACATGAATTCTACGCCACATTAATTGACAGAactataattaaaaaaaatcccggAACATAATCTAATCCTGGCGCAaaattagatatatacaatacacgaaccatgaaaacaaagaagtGTTTCAAGGTACATCAGCAAACGCAGAACATATGTTCGTGACTTATGTTACTTGTTTACATAAACCAGAGtaacaacaaacaatatgaaGCACATTCAAGCAACATTTTAGAATTTCAGATGACATTTATAATGAATATGAATACCAGCGGAAAGCAGATTTCGTATGAAAGGAATGCATTTttattcatgattttttttttttaggtttttccGAACAAAGGATAGATATAAATTTATTAATAAGCTAATTTATTTACTTTACAACAACTGGGAGACAAGTCATTCCAACTCACAGTTGTTGGCTCGGATGGAAGAGCgcgaagggtcttactgtgggaaggaagggtcttactgtgggaaaGATGGGTCTTACTGCGGGAAGGAAGGGTCTTACTGCGGGAAGGAAGGGTCTTACTGCgggaagggtcttactgtggaaaGGATCGGTCTTACTGCGGGAAGGAAGGGTCTTACTGCGGGAAGtaagggtcttactgtgggaaggaagggtcttactgtgggaaggaaaggtcttactgtgggaaggaAGGGTCTTACTGCGGGAAGGAAGGGTCTTACTGCGGGAAGGAAGCGTCTTACTGCGGGaaggaagggtcttactgtgggaaggatgggtcttactgtgggaaggaAGGGTCTTACTGCGGGAAGgatgggtcttactgtgggaaggatgggtcttactgtgggaaggaagggtcttactgtgggaaggatgggtcttactgtgggaaggaAGGGCCTTACTGTGGGAAGGAAAGGTCTTACTGCGGGAAGGaaaggtcttactgtgggaaggaAGGGTCTTACTGCGGGAAGGaaaggtcttactgtgggaaggatgggtcttactgtgggaaggaagggtcttactgtggaaaggatgggtcttactgtgggaaggaAGGGCCTTACTGTGGGAAGGAAAGGTCTTACTGCGGGAAGGaaaggtcttactgtgggaaggaAGGGTCTTACTGCGGGAAGGaaaggtcttactgtgggaaggatgggtcttactgtgggaaggaTGGGTCTTACTGCGGGAAGGAAGGGTCTTACTGCGGGAAGGATGGGTCTTACTGCGGGAAGGATGGGTCTTACTGCGGGAAGGATGGGTCTTACTGCGGGAAGGAATGGTCTTACTGCGGGAAGGAATGGTCTTACTGCgggaagggtcttactgtgggaaggaTCGGTCTTACTGCGGGAAGGCAGGGTCCGTTACTGTTGGaaggaagggtcttactgtgagaatgatgggtcttactgtgggaaggaAAGGTTTTACTGCGGGAAGAAAatgtcttactgtgggaaggaGGATGGATCTTACTGCGGGAAGGAAGGGTCTTACTGCGGGAAGGATCGGTCTTACTGCGCGAAGGCAGGGTCCGTTACCGTTGGAcggaagggtcttactgtgagaAGGATGGGTCTCACTGTGGGAAGGaaaggtcttactgtgggaaggaagtgtcttactgtgggaaggaAGTGTTTTACTGCAGGAAGGcagggtttgtttgtttttgcttaacgtcctattaacagccagggtcatttaaggacgtgccaggtttggagacggaggaaagccggagtacccggagaaaaaccaccggcctacggtcagtacctggcaaatgccccacgtaggtttcgaactcgatacccagaggtggagggctagtgataaagtgtcgggacactttaaccactcggccaccgcggccccacacAGGGTCCGTTAGTGTTGGAAGGAAGCGTCTTAGTGTTGGAAGGAAGGGTCTTACTGCgggaagggtcttactgtgggaaggaTCGGTCTTACTGCGGGAAGGAAGGGTCTTACTGCGGGaaggaagggtcttactgtgggaaggaagggtcttactgtgggaaggaaaggtcttactgtgggaaggaAGGGTCTTACTGCGGGAAGGAAGGGTCTTACTGCGGGAAGGAAGCGTCTTACTGCGGGaaggaagggtcttactgtgggaaggatgggtcttactgtgggaaggaAGGGTCTTACTGCGGGAAGgatgggtcttactgtgggaaggatgggtcttactgtgggaaggaagggtcttactgtgggaaggatgggtcttactgtgggaaggaAGGGCCTTACTGTGGGAAGGAAAGGTCTTACTGCGGGAAGGaaaggtcttactgtgggaaggaagggtcttactgtggaaaGGACTGTGGAggaggtcttactgtgggaaggaAGGGCCTTACTGTGGGAAGGAAAGGTCTTACTGCGGGAAGGaaaggtcttactgtgggaaggaAGGGTCTTACTGCGGGAAGGaaaggtcttactgtgggaaggaagggtcttactgtggaaaggatgggtcttactgtgggaagggAAGGGTCTTACTGCGGGAAGGATGGGTCTTACTGCGGGAAGGATGGGTCTTA is a window encoding:
- the LOC117328319 gene encoding oleosin GRP-17-like translates to MGLTVGRKGLTVGRKGLTAGRKGLTVGRKGLTAGRKGLTVGRMGLTVGRMGLTAGRKGLTAGRMGLTAGRMGLTAGRMGLTAGRNGLTAGRNGLTAGRVLLWEGSVLLREGRVRYCWKEGSYCENDGSYCGKERFYCGKKMSYCGKEDGSYCGKEGSYCGKDRSYCAKAGSVTVGRKGLTVRRMGLTVGRKGLTVGRKCLTVGRKCFTAGRQGKVLLREENVLLWNGGWILLREGKVLLLEGSVLLREGRVRYRWKEGSYCEKDGSHCGKERSYCGKEVSYCGKEVFYCRKAGQMEKGLKKVIQGERETAGKGLNGERCESGGAKVEQERVRERLRTQEYEEAQIIRGERYVRRK